Within the Corvus hawaiiensis isolate bCorHaw1 chromosome 8, bCorHaw1.pri.cur, whole genome shotgun sequence genome, the region TTTGATTTTAATAACAATTTTGCTGTTATTAATTTTATAGTGTGAGAACTGTGAAAGTTAGAATATAAGCAAGGCCTAAAACCCCAAAAAGGTGGGAAAATCTTCATTTAAGGTTGAATCTGCAGGACTTAGAATTCTTGGATCTGCTGGGTGGGAACAGGAGGGATCACTTGCTGCCTAGCACCTTCTGTGCTTTCAGTGAATGCTGATTTTTATTCTTAGCGGGTCTGTTGGTATTCCCTTTCCTCCCCCACCTCTGCAGACTGACACAGGGtgcagctttcctgctctggaTCACTAGCAGACCAAGCCATGAGTTCATCCTGTATTATCTTCAGATAGGTACCTTTTGCAGTTCTGTGCTCCATGAAATATGTCCCATCTCCGTGGTATCCATTTGCTGACTGATCAGAGATCTGAATTTTTCCATATACAGTATCTAGCTGCCTGTTCCCTCTCAatacaagagagctggaagaTTTCCAAAGTTGTGTGCCAGAGCCCTTTGCTCTTGCTTGCTCGAAAGAAAAGACTTGTTGAGATGTTGGGTTTCTTCAAAACAGTCTGAAAATGGGAGCGATTATTTGGTCTAACAACTAACTTCCTTTCAAAGGAAGGAGTATGGTTTGTTTGCTTGACACAGCAACTTTCTCTACAGCTACAGCCAAGAGCACAGAATTCAGCAGTGAACCATGCACGGATTGGGAAGAAACCTAAAAAGATGATCATTATTCTTGACACAAGGAGTGGTTTGTTAGGTCTTTACAatggcaaaaagaaaggaaaaaaatcccttgtgTTGTGAAAATTACATTCATGCCACCAGAAATGTTAGGAGGCTTCTCTGTGTTTTGATATTGGTATTTTACAGGCCAATTtaagttggaagagacctcctAAGTTTCTCCAGTACTTAGCCCTGCTTCAAGCAGGGCTAAATTTGAAGGTCTGTCAGGATGCTGTATTTCGTAATCCTTAATGGTATTTAAAAGCTCATGAAATCTTGATGAGCATGTTACCAGGTTATTGTGAAttgtaaattttctttatagGAGTTAGCTTACAAAGATATTTGTAATCATGACTcatttgggggagggggggagggggcagaaTGTCTCATAAAAAATCAGCTCAGCTTGTTTGGGATACACAAGTTCCGACAAAGCTCTGAAACATTTTTAGGCTTGATATGGAATGTCTTGGAGAAGCTGGagtgggagagaaaggaagaacaagcAACGGTCAAAGCTGCTTTAGGCTAGAGAGTATTTGCTAGTGCAGTCCCAATTGTaagacagttttctttttaggaAAAGTATGTAAGTAAATCTGTTTGCTTCTCTGAGTCTTATTGACATCTTGAAaacagaggcttttttttttttttttttttttggacacaGCTGGAATGGGTCCTGTTTAtgctgttaaaataaatgtttaaggATAGCTGTCCTCTGAATGACAATTTTTTTATGGTTGTGGGTGGGAGGGAAATGAGACATCTGGAAAACCATGTCTTGACAAAAGTGAAGACCCATCCACTGGCACTTAAAACAGGATTAAGATTAATCTTGTTTAAATTCTGGTTAACTGAGTACTGACAGGCCATAAAATAACTCACTGCTATTTTGTAGATCTCTTGTGGTCACCACAAAAACAGACACAcaaaaagatgtttttcctttttttttctttggcctCTGCTGTTTAAAGAGGAGTGTTCATTCTTTTCTGGAAGTTTTAGCAGACTTGAGAGATTGAAGATCTGATAGTCCCAGAGAAAATGATGCTTTTTAGCAAATGGATGTTGCCACTAGAGAAGGTAGCTGACCATAGAAACACTGGGTTAATTCACTAGTACAGCCTctatactaatttttttttcctaatattgtGTGTTGTGATGACTTTTTAATTGTTTCCAGGGTTGTTTGTATTGTTTTGGCATACAGTGCGCATGTGTGAAGGGGTTAGATGTAGAATAGGCTGAAACATAGGGAAAACGTTTCCTGTAAAAATGCCCAGTTCTACAGAAGAGCATGGCTTAGCCTGCAGGTCTTAAAGCTGTGTTCCCAGCTTCAGAAAAGCTTTCTGTAATTCCTATTCCCTGTACCTACCCACCCCATAAAAAGGGTAAACACGTGttgactttaaaaagaaaaaggttgaATGATTAAGATAGCTGCAAATGAACCTTGCCCTGGATTGGACAGCCGCTTGGTTTTATCACCTCAGGGTGGCTGGGCGGGGAttggcagaggcaggagagccCGGTCCTGCAGAGTCAGAGGCTCCCGAGCTGGactcctccccagccctgcccctcgCACCCGTGCAGTGCAGTTtggctcctctcctgcctgcccacgcctgcaggagctgctggtggccgAAGCTCATGCAGCCTGCATGGGTTCTGGTGAGTGCTGCACCCCTGCTAAAGGCTTGCGGGATGCTGTCCTGTCTCTTCTCAGGGATTATGGTTTATGGGATGCTTTCTTGTGTCTTCGTATTGCTGATCGGTGTTTAAAAACTTGATCACAAGGCAgttgtgtttgtattttaaggtgggggggagggttGTGAAGTCCTTTTGAGCTTCAGATTTCCTTAATAAACAGCAGCTAACCAGAAGTGAAGCTGCTAGTTGCAAATGCTCAGCTGTTTTCCAGTCAGTCTCGCCACTTGGGGTACAATGACATGATGTGTCAGGGCTCAGCTTGTCTTGTTagcaaatgttttaataatcctgcctgctgcttccCATGCATATTTTTCAAAGTGGCTCATTATGGTGTTTGCTTAGCGGGGGAGGAATTTAGGTAtcaccctgcagagctgcattttcCTTTCGCCTATTTATAGAAATAGCAAAAATTTCACATATTTGAATAGGGGTATTTTTTTGTAACTGTGTGGAGACCGAAGAGTCCAAGTAAACTGAAGAAGTGTGTTGATTAAGCTTCATGATCTCCTGGATCAGTGACCACTAATTTGAAGCTTCTTTTGAGATGCAATTTatgctaataaaaataaaaagctatgTGAGAACTACTCATTAATCACTTGCCACAAACTTTGCAACATTTTTGTGCACAAATGATGTGCATAAAGGAGTAATACTTGGGTCCTTCACCCCCCTGTAACGATGAGTTAAGAAGAAAACACTTCTTGACCTGACGAGATTGAAATCGAAAGAATAGTCGAGTAATTGGACTctgggagggggagcagggctaTAGCCTTTTGGGTATGCCACAGAGATTTTCAGTCTTAAGGATATTGCTGCATTACATACATTTTGAGTTACATTTGCATCATTCCAAAGGCTGGGGTCAGGATGGTCTCTGATAGGTGTCAGAGGCAGATACAAAAAAAATGTCATTACAACGTGACTTCATGTTTGAAAGAAGTATGTAAAGAAAGCTGATATGGTCAAGGACGTTTTCACTTGGTTAGAAATAAGTGGTGAAATAGGGTAGGATCTGTTCTCTTGTCTGCATGATGTTTGTGTAAACTGGCCTTGTTTCTTGCTTGGGATCATGGATTACTTACGTTTCTAGATGCCATGATACTTCCTTCCTTGAAACCAAGTATGCTGTTAAAAGAACAatgtgatctttttttttttttttgtttcccaacGTTTTATTTGTTTATCGGCAGAATTCTGGAGCTGGGCTTAAGGATAGAAAGGGGTTCTCTCAAACAGAATTCTGGGCACAAAAGCGAGGAGCTACTCCTAATTGTTTCTGAATTCTGGCAACAGCTGTGGGGATAAAAATCATCTGTATGTGTCTGGGTTATTGCCAGTCACAGTTCAAAAGtgtaatattttattacatttattagGGTGGGGATATCACCCATACAAAAGTATATATAGACAGCAATATTCACCAAAATATTCTATCAGGAAATAGGGGTtttgtgggggggaaaaaaaaaaaaaaaaaaaaaaaattccattctcCATAATGTGTAATGCTACAGTTGTGTGAGTGCAAATCTACAGCCCTTGTGATGCAAGTGACTTCTTATACTGCCAAAACTCCAGTGATTCTTGTACCAGTTATTACTCAGAGCTGGATGTTGAACTTTGTCCATGAGGCAGGGCTAAGTGTGATTTCCAGCATCCTCAGTAACTGATGCTGCCTCACTGGAGGGTGCCTGTCAGCCCTTTCCAGGCTTGTGAAACACTTGCAAGGGTCAGGATTGGGCTGTGGGGGGTTTGTGGATGGAAGGTGGTGAAACAAAATTGCCAGCTAACTCGAGCCACCGGTAACCACAAGCAGGGTTTGTACTTTCACACTGGAGTATTTGTATGTAATGGTTCCCATTGCAATGCTATCAGTTCTCAGTGGTGGGTGTGAGTTTAGGCtgtttgttcctgctgtcctttCTGCTTTAGCAAGAGTGGCAGTGAGTTAGCATAGGGAACGAAGGTGCTGTCCCAGGCATGTTTGTAATGTTGGATCACTGGGTAATAAAATGGTTGCAAGTCTACATTTTTCTGTCTGCAAGCATGAGCTCTAAGTTTGGCTTGGTGCCTGCTTTGGTTCTCAGTGGGGAACTGTAAGGAATGTGAAAGGTTACCAGTTATGATGAACCAGATATAGCAGgattagatttctttttttcccaagccttCTGTAGTATATTTGTGAAGTTCACTGTTTAATATAGATTAGTGTGtgtaaaacatttaatttacaaatgcttctttttttgaaagaaactgCTGTCTTCCTGTAATAACTTAGGTTACTGTCTAATATACAGGTCATATTGTTAGAGCCTCTTTATTACACACATGCACTTCGATCATCTTTCTCCTCATTGCATTCAAGCCCTTTAATAATTAAAGTTTTTGTCAGCCTGGTAGCAGGGAAGGATAAGAACATCTTGTTAATATCTAGTTTTGATGTGGGTCAGGCACAGAACTGGAATGTAATCTCTATcttttaaaacccatttcagtaCATTAATGAATATACAAATCATCTCCATTAAACCAAAACTACCTGCATGAGCTTTTAGTTGTTTTAATCCAATTCATGCTCCTCTGGCATCATTGACATCCAGTGTCAGAactgttctttctttctcattccAGAAATGTCCTTCCTGCCTGACTTGGGGACCTTCACCATGGGCATCTGGTCTATTGGCCTTGGAGCCATTGGTGCAGCTGTGACGGGGATCGTCCTTGCTAACACTGACTTATTTTTGTCCAAGCCGGAAAAGGCTACATTGGAGTTTTTAGAGGAGATAGAGCTGAAAACTTTGGGTTCAGGTAAGATTCTGGCTATTTCAGACCATATTCTTCAATAATTGGATTTTTATAAAAACCTTTCTAAGGCCAGGTTTGGAAGCAGTTTTCTTAGTCTTTCCTAGTTATGACATGTAGTTGATATCCAATATTTCTGGCGAAGGAAAAGCAACCAAAACTGTTATTTCTGGATGAAACAAGATACCCTTCTAAAAACCAATAATGCAAGAATATCCTCCTATACAtatagattttatttcttctcctgttAGAACTATATTTGAATGTGGAATTCTCTGCAGTGCTTTGTATTGGTCCATAAAGTATTAATCATTATAAACAAGAATGGCTGATATTGTTATTGATGTTGTTTCTCCTGTACAAACAGAACAAAGGACATTCAAAGCAGGTGAACTATGGAAGGAGAATGGTGCAGTGATCATGGCTGTACGAAGACCTGGATGATTTTTGTGCAGAGAGGTACTTGCTGGGCCTGGGAATTAATTAAGAAGAGTTGAGGTCTCCTTGCATAGATACTCTGTAAATAAAGGGAGGGGATGAATAGGACAGTCATCAAATACATCTAAAACATCTgaaagtttttgttttcttcttcaaactGATCACCAGCTACCAGCACACTTAGTTTCCTTTGCAGCTGGTTTGTGCGATCCAGGTCCTGagcattttccttctgaaggTGATGGTTACATGATTTTTACATCTGCCAGGGACCTAGCCCATGGTAATTATAAAAGGGAGATTGCACAAAATCCGGTTGGTAATGAGTCTTATGAGCTAGTTATACATATAGAGTCCAGAATAAATCTCTGTGAGCCAGATAGTCTCTGGTCAAATATAGCTCAAGATTGGATTGGCAGAAAGCCACCAGATAAAGCTCATCTGCAAAAAAAAGAGCTGTGCCTAGAGGGAGTCCCTCTCTGTTCTGGGTGCTAAATGTGAGGCAGGAAGGTACAGACTCTGAAGATATGGAGTTACTGTCATAACAAGGTGGGttggaaaacagattttgatCCTTAAGTTGACATTAGGCTCCTTGGGTGGAGCTTCTTGGAAGGAGACACCTAAAACACAATTTGAATGTAGTGAGTGCTTGGGAACAGCCAGAGCTTGCATCTTGGACATTATGTTTCTCATAGCTATAGGGAAAAATAGTTATTATGTTGTTACTCACTACTCTATAACACGGAGTAATTAATATGGTAACCACTTCATTATGGCATCTGCTCCCATCAATAGTAATTGCTTAAGTACGTGTAGAATTCATGGAAGGTTAAagtgcttttctctctgaacaGGTGTAGCGTGGGCAGGAGGAGAATGCACGTACATGCCTGATTCTAACTTTCACACACAGTCAGTCAGGAATCCATGAGTgattctttattattattattattaatgaaaGTTTCAAATTTTCCTGTCTGTTCATCCCCATCTGTTTGCTACTTGGTACTCTGTAAATTCTAGATGTCCTGCAAGCCTTTCAGTTAAGGTATTTCAGTTAGGTGACTGAAAGTGATCATGTAAACTGTGTCCATGTTTTTAAAGTGtggagttggttttttttggtgggaattTTGTCCAGTGAAAGGACCTTTCTCCATGGGAGATAGGAAATCTATTTTCAGTGCACACTCTGGTCTGTTCAAAACCTCAGGGATCTTTGTATAAACTATGGGAATTGGGATTTCTTCAGgagaacaaaaaacccagcagatgAGTGGCGACACCTTACACTTTTACTCACCAGAAAAAGCAGTATTCCTTCTGGGATACTGAAAGTCTGTGAAGGAATTCATTGATTATTTTTACTGGGGCATTTAGGAAGGAGAGTGTACCTTCATTACTTGCTTTAAACCTGTAtagcctgctccagcacagagccctcAAAATACTTTGCAGAAGTACTGATAATGATGGATGTCAACTTggaaaaaagaattgaaaattctgaaaaagtTAAGTGATGTGCAGGCATTATATTTTTACCATTCTTAAATACTTTAGAAGATAATTGAAGCCCTATTACAGGCAGGGTATATCTACAGCTTTGAgttaaaaaaagatgttttcttcaggattaatattttattaaagaatGTGCTTCCTCCATGCTTAACAAAGAAAATTGTAGTAAATCTGATGAAGAGCTGCCTAGGAGTACAGCTAGCTTAAATGTTACAGGTCTGTTTCTGGTTTGTGCCTCAAGCTAGAACTTACGTGTTTCTGATGGTCTTGAAATTCAAGGTGAACCTTTCCAACCTCCATTTATTGACtgaaatgtttgggttttttcctttgcttaggAGGCTTCTGAGCTCTCCTCTCTGAAACCCCAGCTGTCCAAGCTGGGTGTCCCTCTCTATGCTGTTGTGAAAGAGAAGATAGGGACTGAAGTGGAGGATTTTCAGCATTATTTCAAAGGAGAAATCTTTCTGGATGAAAAGGTATAGCGAAGTCAGTgttctccttttgtttaaaaacaaacctaaGAATGCCTTCTTTGAAGAGCTTGTATAAATAAGTAGAATGTAGTCTGAATGAAAAAGGATTTAGTAGCACTGTAGTTTAAGAAGttaattggttttgtttttctatatTTATACATTCTGCTGAGCTTACAAACTGCGGTGTAGCTATGCACTGATAACGTGCTGTTGCAAGATTATTCCTCCCCTTTAACAGATAAACAATATGGCCTGTtaatatttattcctttcttccACTGGCCGTGTGACTTGCTGATGTTTACAATGTGTGAATCAAGGTTTGAAGGTGACACAATTTATGGTGTACAGGCCAGATTGCAGTGATATGGCTTGTCCCAGTACACTGGCACGTGCTGGATTGCCAATCTCATGTCATACAGAACCACAGCCCTGCTTTCTCCTTACACCAGGagatacatttaaaaatcatttgtctgctgaaaaaaaaagaatatataatACTAAAAATCAGCTAGATGAtccctttattttctctgtccCCCCTGCCTGTTTGAAAGAATCaggctgaattaaaaaaaaaccaacaaccaaccGAACAAAACACATGTTTATCCCAAAGCACCACTGTTGTCAGCAATAGGAATGTTGGTGTACATGGGGCTTAAATACTTGTGGATGAGCTTAAAATCCACATGAATGAGAagtcttttttactttttttgctgatgtattttctgtttccctgCAGAAAGGCTTTTACGGTCCACGCAGACGAAAAATGATGTTGTCAGGCTTTTTCCGCTTGGGAGTTTGGCAAAATTTCTTCCGTGCATGGAGAAGTGGATATAGTGGAAATCTGGAAGGAGAAGGATTCACCCTGGGAGGTGTATATGTGATTGGGGCAGGAAGACAGGTACTGCAGGCCACCTAGGAGGCTTTTATGTCTTGTATAAGACAAGAAGTTGTTTCCTGGAAACAGTGGATCTCTTGTAGGGAGATGTATCTGAATTTCTCTCTTGTGTCTTTGACTAGGGTGTTTTACTGGAGCATCGTGAGAAAGAATTTGGAGACAAAGTCAGCCTTCCATCTGTCCTTGAAGCTGCTGAGAAGATAAAACCACAAGCTTCATAAGTGGAAAAACAGCTGCACATGTTTCTGATTAGAGCTTGAAATGTAGAATGCATCCATGTCTTGAATGTGCAGTGTCATTGCTTAACTATTTAGGGATCAATGCACAGGAAAGGTTCTCTATGCAAACatagaaaaagatgaaaatccTCTTGGATTgttttttgttcctttgcagCCTTCCAGGTTGTCAGGATTTTGACTGGTCCTTTGTATCTGACTGTATTAATGAAAGGCTGGGTCTAAAATCTGACCTAGCCTAGATGTTTTCAGTGAGAGACAGTCAGTTGAAAACCTGTCTACCTAGGGAAACAAAACTCTGCTAAGGCTGGAATAATGGAGTACTAGCTGAGGGGAAGAGATAATAAAACTTCATGTAAATGAAATGcctttggtttttgctttttcattacCATGTAAACACATCTGTGTTTCTAGAGGACTACATCCTGTCAGTCTAATTCTGAGATTTTGCATTCAAGACATGGCACTATGTCTGCACAGTGAGTTTCTTGTTAGTTAACTGCTGGCTGTAGATCTTCTAGCTCCATGTGATTCCCTGCAAGGAGGATAATTGTGGCACGAGGACAGGTTCCATTTTGTGTTTAAgattctcttaaaaaaattacatcattatGAATTAAATCCTGacctttttttcttagtatttaTGTCCAGGTAAAACTGATTTtaaccaaaaatatttatatgctCTTCAGAGTCTGTTCTTCACAGTTCCCAGAAACAACACTACCAGTGAGGATTTTGAGTGATTCATATGTTTCATTTGGAAACTAAACAGAAATTGGACTCGTGTGCTACTATCAGCTGAAATTTGTGTTTGACTGTTTGGGGGGATGAAGTAACAGGATTTGGAGAGTACAGCAGCAAGGTCTATAGCAAATTGACTCTGTGATATGGACTTCCTCTATAAAGGCCCTCCTTGGAGCCATGGACAGGTGCAGAGCACCTGTATTGTCTCTGTCCATGTTCAGAGCTGCCCACGTCACCATGCCCATAAATGCTCTTGGATTCTCAAAGACATAAAATGCCTGGCTGGAGATGGGCTCTTTGGAGCCAGGCTGTTccatgaaataaagaaatgtgCCTGAGGGATTCTTTTCCTGGGTTTAACTGCTGAAAGGCAGTACTGGTATTGTGTGCTGACACAAGGCCCCTAAAAAGTTCAAAGCATCGTGTAAGTGTCCACTTGTCTGCAGTAGGTGTATGGACACTTGGAAGTGCAAGTGGTGGGAAAGACGAGAGATGCCAAAAGAAAGGGGTGTGAGCTACGGTTCCTTACAGTTGCAAGAGGCTGTGAACAACAAAGATCTTACAGCAGGAGTATTCTGGATCATGGCTTCTGCAGagttctgaattttctttctcatgggAACTAGAAAGCTTTGCCATTTGCAGAGAATGGATCTTGCACAAAGACCAGCAAAGGAGGTACTGATCTTAGACCTGCATTTCAGGCCTTGTCCCGAGGACTGTTTATGCATATCACATAAACATGAAATGTGAAAGGCATAAACAGTCCTTGGAGAATGGGATGGAAGCCAGATAAATTCCAAGAAATTGAAGATAAAGTAAAGTGCCTGTAGAACCTGCTAAATCTGGAGAGCATTTCCTTACAGTTTTGTGTACTTGCAACTGAATTCCACCTACTCTGTCAGAGCTGGCTGCCCAGTCTGCAGAGAGCCCTAGATGGTGACAAGGATGCCAtggggctgcagccctgctcttaGCCTACCCAAAGGGATTGGAAACAGAAGCAGGAAGCTGTGTTGTCCAGCATTTGGAATGTTTATTGGAAGTATAATGGCTGTCAAACATACAAATCACTAATGCTACAACGTGCTGAAGTGTTCCTGTAGGGTAAACACCTTTTTAGAAAGACCCATGAAGTTTTTGAATTTATTAAAGTACTCATGGAAACTGAAAGCTCTCTGCTTGGGCAGGTTCCCCAGAGGCATTTACACAATAACCACGTCAGAGGTCTTTTCCTGCTCTAAACAGCATTAGTTCCTGTAAACAGTTAGTGCATTTCTTGATTTGAGAGTTACATAAGCTTACCTGCATTTCAAAGTTTTAGAactctgtatttcagaaatgaaatcaAAATTTGGAGCCTTAGAAGGtaaaaatgacatttgaaattgttctgaaaaattatcgataaatctgatttttttttttcaagccaGCCTTGGGGTTAGTTGGAGTTAACTCGCCTGTTCTGAACTCCatgtttacaaaataaaaatgtgaaggaTAGAAAATAGGTGGTACCTAGCAGCTAGGAACAGTTAATAACCATTGGAAATGGGCTATAAGCCAAATAACtaaaattacagcaaaaataGTAAAGGAGGAACAAATGAAATCTAAGTGAATTTCCAATACTGGAGACTGAATTTAGAAtgttcacttaaaaaaaaattacagttgtttattttgttgtgcTAACAGCTACCTCTGCTGGCCCAGTTCTTCGTATGCAtttaatgttttgattttttttcttttaacacgACATGTACCCAAAATCTAAATCACTTCTAGGCACATCAAATATCACATCATGCTTCAACACTCAGCTGGCTACTGGAAACTAATAATTGAAAGTTTGTTTGTTGTTCTGAGATGTGCATTTTGCACCCATGCAGTATGATACTATTTATTTTCACCTTTAGATGAAGATGGATCAGGTCAGTAGGAAAGTGCACAAAGTGCAAGGGTAGGGCTTGAGAAACAAAACTCTGCTATAGTAATTTCTCTTCAATCAACTTTTCCTTGTTTGCCAGCCCATTTATCTTTTTTCAGAACATAACCGGggttaataaaaacattttaaaaatgaaaatgccgTGAAGTCAATGATGTAGGTGTAATATCGGAAAGAGCTTTTTATTTGAACTTAAGGGATCACCAATTGTATTTTCTATGTGTAGTCTCCTTTTAGGGCCATTAGAAAGATGATCTGCTACAGAGGGTGTTCTTGgttctgcatttttgtttccCCATGCGGGTTCTCTGTTCCCACGGCTTTCAAATTGCCTGCTCTTGGTGCCATTTGCGAATATCCACAACGAGACGGGAATGCCAAGGGATCCCTGCCATTTTCTGATGCGTTTCCTGTGATGCACTGtggtagaaaaaaaagaatgagcaAGTTTCTCTCCGCACCGCTGGATGTCACTGCTACCCAGCCAAAATGCAGGTGAGCGGTAAACCCGAGGGGTTTTCTGCAGTAGAAGATTTGCTTAACAGGTTCCAGGAACAGACCACTGTAGGACCACTGAAGAAAGGTGTTGGAAAAGACATCTATCCCTGCGACCTTTTCACTTGTGTGGACGTTTTCCCTTCAAGGATAAGAAACTTGGAGGAAGAATATATTGTATTGAATGACAGTCTGCGGTATATAGATATTTCTAAGTACTAGTATTTGTAGCATTTCTAAGAGGGAATAAATTATTAACAGACTCACTACAATACTTAAAAACTTTACCTATTACGATTTTGGGGTACTAATTTCCGATCCTGCGGGGTGTGCGCGGCTGCCTTTGTTGCACACTGTCCGCAGGAGAGAGGTGCGACAGCCGCTGGTAACAGCAGGGGGAGGTGGGGAAACGCTGTGGGACGGAGGGAAAACTTAAATCACTGATTCAGCCTAATCACCTCGAATTTTAATCTGACCAGTTCCATCCTAATTTATTATTCTTCTCATCGATCTCGAACAT harbors:
- the PRXL2A gene encoding peroxiredoxin-like 2A isoform X1 codes for the protein MGSEMSFLPDLGTFTMGIWSIGLGAIGAAVTGIVLANTDLFLSKPEKATLEFLEEIELKTLGSEQRTFKAGELWKENGAVIMAVRRPGUFLCREEASELSSLKPQLSKLGVPLYAVVKEKIGTEVEDFQHYFKGEIFLDEKKGFYGPRRRKMMLSGFFRLGVWQNFFRAWRSGYSGNLEGEGFTLGGVYVIGAGRQGVLLEHREKEFGDKVSLPSVLEAAEKIKPQAS
- the PRXL2A gene encoding peroxiredoxin-like 2A isoform X2 gives rise to the protein MSFLPDLGTFTMGIWSIGLGAIGAAVTGIVLANTDLFLSKPEKATLEFLEEIELKTLGSEQRTFKAGELWKENGAVIMAVRRPGUFLCREEASELSSLKPQLSKLGVPLYAVVKEKIGTEVEDFQHYFKGEIFLDEKKGFYGPRRRKMMLSGFFRLGVWQNFFRAWRSGYSGNLEGEGFTLGGVYVIGAGRQGVLLEHREKEFGDKVSLPSVLEAAEKIKPQAS